Part of the Virgibacillus necropolis genome, AGTTTCTACTCGTAAAACAGTGTGTAAGATGAGGTCTACATAAATGTCACCTATCTCTTCTATTGACTTTGTTCCGTCCTGTTTATACCACTTATATGTCCAATTGACCATACCTAATATCGCCATTGTTGTAATTTCTACTGGTAAGTCATTACGAAATTCGTTTGCATCTTTACCTTCACATATTGCTTTTGTGATTAGTTGTTTAAATTGATCACGCTTTTTTTTAATCAACGTTTCATAGTGTGGTTTTAAGTATATCGTTTCTTGATAAAAAACGGAAATATGTGGCTTATAAAGATCAAACACCTTAACAAAATCTTTAATAATTGCTTGTAGTTTTTTTGTTGGTGAATCATACGTTTTATTTGCAATAATCGCTTTTTCTAGAACATATGTAATAAATGTATCATGAATAACAAAAAGCAATTCGTCTTTAGATGTAAAGTGATGGTAAAACCCACCCTTCGACGTTCCCACATCTTTAACAATTTGATTCACTGTCACACCATGAAAGCCTTGTTTCTCAAACAAAAGTAAGGATGATTGGATAATCTTTTGACGTAAATCCGTTATAAACCCTCCTTCCATAATTATCATTATAATCTTATCATATTTTTCAGAATTTATGAAGTGTAAAATTGAAAAATATAGAAAAAGAGGATAGCTTCCATATAGAAAGCTATCCTTACTAACATCTAACTACTCTTCAAACGGTTTTCGATAATTTGTTTCCTTCCAAACTTCTACCACTTCACCTTGATTATCTGTATCAATAACAAATGACCCATTACTTAAGCGATCACTTGACGATAAATCTAATGGATATACGCTTTGCTCTTCCCCTTTATCCGTTTTAAAGGAAATCGTTTCTTGTTCATTTATCACAAAGAAACCTTGTACTCTATGTGGCTTTTTCTTTAATTCACGTAACATAATTGATCCGCGTTTAGCTCGACCTGTTTTTGTAAACTCATTTAACTTCATCCGTTTACATGCACCGCGTTGGGTTACTAAAACCAACGAAGGTTCGGTTAAATCATCAAAAACTTGACCATTAATAACCTGTTCTTTTTCCTTTAACTGTATTGCTTTCACTCCAGCCGCTCGTTGACCAACTGGGCTAACATCGGATTCATGGAACCATAGGCCGTATCCTGTGTTTGAAGCAACAAAAATATCTGAATGACCATTCGTTATATGCACGTTTACAACCTCATCGTCCTTTTTCAAATTCAATGCAACTAACGCTTTGTTATGACGTTGAGCATCATACAATGCCCATTCACTGCGTTTAATCATTCCATTTCTTGTAAAGAAAATGATGTATTGATCTTTTTTGAAATCTCTTACGGGTATGCAATTTATAATGGTTTCATCTTTTTCTAATGTTACAATATTTGATAAATGCTGGCCTATATCCTTCCATCGTATATCTGGCATTTGATGAACGGGTAAATATACATATTTACCTTTATTGGTAAACAACAATAGTTTATCGGTTGTATTTAATTCATACAAACCTACTAAATGATCCTCGTCTTTTATGGCAAAATCTTTCCCATTAGAAGCGGCATATGAACGTAGGCTCGTTCGTTTTATATAACCATCTCTTGTAGTAGAAACTAGTACATCTTCACTAGCTACCATAACTTCAATATCAATTTTTAATTCTTCAATTCTATTTTCGATATTCGTTCTTCTTTTGTCTGCAAATGTTTTCTTAATTTTTTTTAAATCGCCTTTAATCGTTTGGAATAACTTTTTTTCACTTGCAAGAATAGATTCTAATTCTGCAATTTTCTTTTTTAATTCTTCCGCCTCTTTTTCAAGCGATGTAATATCTGTATTGGTTAACCGATACAATTGCAGCATTACAATTGCTTCTGCTTGTGGTTCAGAAAAATCATATGCTTCTATGATTCTCTTTTTAGCATCAGCTTTATTTTTAGACGATCTAATGGTGACAATTAATTCATCTAAAATGGATATTGCTTTTATTAAACCCTCAAGAATATGGGATCTCTCGTTAGCTTTTTTAAGTTCAAATGTTGTTTGTCTTGTCACTACTTCTTTTTGATGGAAAATGTATGCGTCAAGCATTTTTGGCAGAGACAATAGTTTCGGTGTTTTATCCTCAATCGCTACCATATTAAAGTGATAGGTTACTTGTAAATCCGTATTTTTATATAAATAGTGCAGAACACCTTCACTATTTGCATCTTTTTTTAGCTCTATAACAACCCGAAGTCCGGTTCGATCTGTTTCATCACGAACTTCTGCGATACCTTCTACTTTTCGATCAATTCGAAACTCGTCCATTTTTTTGACCATATTAGCTTTGTTAACTTCAAAAGGAATTTCATCAATAACAATTTGTTCACGATTTCCACGAATCTGTTCTACTTTCGCTTTACCGCGTACAATTACTTTCCCTTTCCCTGTTTCATATGCTTTAACGATTCCATCAAGGCCTTGTATAATTCCACCAGTAGGAAAATCTGGCCCTTTAATTACTGTCATCAAATCCTGAACATTCACTTCTGGATTATCAATTTTCATAATCACAGCATCAATAACCTCAGCTAAGTTATGTGGTGGAATATCAGTAGCATAACCAGCTGATATTCCAGTTGATCCATTAACTAATAGATTAGGAAACTTTGCTGGTAATACAACCGGTTCATCGTTTGTATCGTCAAAATTTGGAATGAAATCCACTGTGTGTTTATCAATGTCACGAAGTAATTCTGAAGAAATACTGGATAGTCTTGCCTCTGTATATCGCATTGCGGCAGGTGGATCGCCATCAAGGCTACCATTGTTACCATGCATTTCGATTAAGACATTTCGAATTTTCCAATCCTGACTTAACCGAACCATGGCCTCGTAAACCGAAGAATCCCCATGTGGATGGTAGTTACCGATAACCGTTCCGACAGTTTTAGCAGATTTACGAAAATGGTTATCGTGTGTGTTTTTATCTTCATACATTGCATATAAAATACGACGTTGCACTGGTTTGAGTCCATCACGCGCATCTGGCAATGCTCTTTCTTGAATAATATATTTACTGTATCTTCCAAAACGATCTCCTATAACTTCTTCGAGTGGAAGGTCTAAATATTTTTCTGGTTGTGACAAGAAAGTCCCCCCCTTATTACGTATGAATTTTATCGTTTTCTAATATATTTTCGTCTTCATTCATGCCAAATTTAACATGTCCTTCTATCCATTTCCGTCTAGGTTCTACCTTGTCCCCCATTAACGTGGTAACACGCCTTTCAGCTCTAGCAAGATCTTCTAATGTTACTCGGATTAACGTTCTTGTGTCAGGGTCCATTGTCGTTTCCCATAACTGATCAGCATTCATTTCTCCAAGACCTTTATAACGTTGGATCGTGTAGCCGTTTTTAAATTGTTTTAGTACACTCTTCAGTTCATCATCTTCCCATGCATAAACAATTTTTTCATTTTTGCCTTTACCTTTTGATACTTTATACAAAGGTGGTAAAGCAATATAAACTTTACCAGCGTCAATAAGTGATTTCATATAGCGATAGAAAAATGTTAGTAGTAAAACCTGAATGTGTGCGCCGTCTGTATCAGCATCCGTCATGATAATAATTTTATTATATTGAACATCTTCTATATCAAAATCACCGCCAACACCAGCACCGATTGTATGAATAATTGTTGAAATCTCCTCATTTTTGAGGACATCTTCTAATTTTGCTTTTTCGGTATTGATTACCTTTCCTCGAAGTGGTAACACAGCCTGAAATTTGCGATCGCGACCTTGTTTAGCAGATCCACCCGCAGAGTCTCCCTCAACCAAATATAATTCATTTTTTTTAGGGTTTTTTGACTGAGCAGGTGTTAATTTTCCACTCAACAACGTATCCTTACGACGTTTTTTCTTTCCAGAACGTGCATCTTCCCGTGCTTTCCTGGCAGCTTCTCTAGCTTCCTTTGCTTTAACTGCTTTTCGTGTTAACAGGCCAGCGTTATCGGGATTCTCTTCAAGAAAATAAGAAAGTTTTTCAGAAACAACAGCGTCTACGACAGATCTTGCTTCAGAAGTTCCTAATTTCCCTTTTGTTTGGCCTTCAAATTGCAATTTTTCTTCTGGAATACGTACGGACACAATTGCAGTAAAACCTTCCCGGATATCCGTACCTTCTAAATTTTTATCTTTCTCTTTTAACACGCCAGATTTACGTGCATAGTCATTAAAGGTTCGAGTTATGCCAGTTCTAGCACCAGACTCGTGTGTTCCTCCGTCTTTTGTTCGAACATGGTTAACAAAGGAAAGCATGCTCTCTGAATAGCCATCATTAAATTGAAAAGCAAAGTCTACTTCAATACCTTGTTGTTCACCTTCAAAAGAAACAACAGGATGCAATGTATCTTTTTCTTCGTTTAAGTATGCTACAAATGATTCTAAACCATCTGGGTACTCATATATTTCAATTTTGTGTTCTCGTTCATCCACTAATTCAATCTTTAATCCTTTTAATAAAAATGCCGCTTCTCTTAACCTTTCGGATAATGTTTCAAAATTATAGACTATTGAAGAAAATATAGCGGCATCTGGCTTGAAATGAATAATAGATCCTTTTTTTCTTGTAGATCCTTTATTTTCCAATGTTCCACTAGGTTTACCGCCATTTTCAAATCGTTGAAAAAATATTTGTCCATCACGGTAACTCGTAACTTCTAACCATTCAGATAAAGCATTAACAACAGAAGCCCCCACTCCGTGAAGCCCTCCACTAGTTTTATAACCACCTTGTCCAAATTTCCCTCCTGCGTGCAGGACAGTAAAGATTACTTCAATTGTAGGCTTTCCAGAACTATGCATACCAGCTGGGATACCTCTTCCACTATCCTCAACCGAAATACTATTATCCTTATGTATCTTAACCTTTATTGTATCACCATAACCAGCTAGTGCCTCATCAACAGCGTTATCAACAATTTCACCTACTAAATGGTGTAATCCACGATTATCAGTACTCCCTATATACATACCAGGTCTTTTTCGAACAGCCTCAAGCCCTTCAAGTACCTGAATAGAGTCATCGGTATAATTTAACGGTTGTTTAACCAATTACCATCTACTCCTTTCTTGCTATCGATCTTTTTTTAACTTTTACTACCTTCTATAAGAATAGAACAAATGTTTGTTATTGTAAATGGATATAATATGCTGTACAGAGTCTGTTTATTAGTATACTACAATTAATTTCTGATTGTATAGACTGATAAATAATAGCATTAATTCTAAAATAATCAAAATCCCCCACGTATGTTAAGCAAAAAAACAGCTTTATCTCTAACTATTTAGAGATAAAGCTTTAAGTACAAGTTCAAAAAGATGCCAAATTAGAAACAAGAAGTTCAAGGCGGTGAAGTCTTGAGGACCGGAAAGACAAGCAAAGCGGAGAAATTCGTAGTTTATCATTTGGTGACTTTTTGAACATCCTCTTTGAAATATTAGTTGATCAACATCGCATGTGATACTTTAATACACGTATCCATAATTACAGTGAAATCTCGTTCCTTTAAATAGTTATAAGCTTCTTCATTGGTAACGCCTAGTTGTGCCCAAAATACGTTGGATGTTGTTTCAGCGGCTTCCTTAGCAATTGCTGGCAAATATTCAGATCTTCTAAATACATTAATAATGTCAATCGGTTCATCAACATCAAGTAGGGAAGGAAATGACTTTTCGCCTAGAACTTCATCTACCATCGGATTTACGGGAATAATTTTGTATCCCTTATCCTGCATGATTTTTGATATTTGATAGGACGTTCTTGCTGGATTATCTGATAACCCCACCACCGCTATGCTCTTTGATTCTTGTAACACTTGTTTGACCTCGTCATTTGACGGATTTTCGATTGCCATTTTTAAACACTCCTTTTATTTATCGTGGCCACTGAAAAAGTGGCGGATTTAAAAATTTAACTTCTCACTTTAACTTAGCATCCTCGAATATACGGAGACTCCTGCGGGAAGTAAGAGATCGGCGAGACACTCGCCCGCGGAAAGCGTAGTATATTCGAGGGTGCGACGGTAGATTTACTTTATTTGTATTATGCTTAACTTTTTCAGTGGCATGTTATTTATCAAGTAGTCCTTGTTCAGTTAAATAGTTTCTTGCTACTGATTCTGGTGACTTGCCTTCATAATCAACTTGGTAGTTCATCTGACGCATCTGATCATCTGTTATCTTGCCACCTAGTTGATTTAATATTTCTTCTAACTCAGGATACTTCATTAGTGTTTCTTCTCTTAGAAGTGGGGCTCCCTGATATGGTGGGAATAAATTCTTCGGATCATCTAATGTTACCAAATCAAGTTTGATCATGTAACTATCTGTTGCATATGCATCAATAACATCTACTTCTCCACTTG contains:
- a CDS encoding TetR/AcrR family transcriptional regulator codes for the protein MIIMEGGFITDLRQKIIQSSLLLFEKQGFHGVTVNQIVKDVGTSKGGFYHHFTSKDELLFVIHDTFITYVLEKAIIANKTYDSPTKKLQAIIKDFVKVFDLYKPHISVFYQETIYLKPHYETLIKKKRDQFKQLITKAICEGKDANEFRNDLPVEITTMAILGMVNWTYKWYKQDGTKSIEEIGDIYVDLILHTVLRVETLYSTSYEDVLIEKSFFTT
- the parC gene encoding DNA topoisomerase IV subunit A, with the protein product MSQPEKYLDLPLEEVIGDRFGRYSKYIIQERALPDARDGLKPVQRRILYAMYEDKNTHDNHFRKSAKTVGTVIGNYHPHGDSSVYEAMVRLSQDWKIRNVLIEMHGNNGSLDGDPPAAMRYTEARLSSISSELLRDIDKHTVDFIPNFDDTNDEPVVLPAKFPNLLVNGSTGISAGYATDIPPHNLAEVIDAVIMKIDNPEVNVQDLMTVIKGPDFPTGGIIQGLDGIVKAYETGKGKVIVRGKAKVEQIRGNREQIVIDEIPFEVNKANMVKKMDEFRIDRKVEGIAEVRDETDRTGLRVVIELKKDANSEGVLHYLYKNTDLQVTYHFNMVAIEDKTPKLLSLPKMLDAYIFHQKEVVTRQTTFELKKANERSHILEGLIKAISILDELIVTIRSSKNKADAKKRIIEAYDFSEPQAEAIVMLQLYRLTNTDITSLEKEAEELKKKIAELESILASEKKLFQTIKGDLKKIKKTFADKRRTNIENRIEELKIDIEVMVASEDVLVSTTRDGYIKRTSLRSYAASNGKDFAIKDEDHLVGLYELNTTDKLLLFTNKGKYVYLPVHQMPDIRWKDIGQHLSNIVTLEKDETIINCIPVRDFKKDQYIIFFTRNGMIKRSEWALYDAQRHNKALVALNLKKDDEVVNVHITNGHSDIFVASNTGYGLWFHESDVSPVGQRAAGVKAIQLKEKEQVINGQVFDDLTEPSLVLVTQRGACKRMKLNEFTKTGRAKRGSIMLRELKKKPHRVQGFFVINEQETISFKTDKGEEQSVYPLDLSSSDRLSNGSFVIDTDNQGEVVEVWKETNYRKPFEE
- the parE gene encoding DNA topoisomerase IV subunit B, producing MVKQPLNYTDDSIQVLEGLEAVRKRPGMYIGSTDNRGLHHLVGEIVDNAVDEALAGYGDTIKVKIHKDNSISVEDSGRGIPAGMHSSGKPTIEVIFTVLHAGGKFGQGGYKTSGGLHGVGASVVNALSEWLEVTSYRDGQIFFQRFENGGKPSGTLENKGSTRKKGSIIHFKPDAAIFSSIVYNFETLSERLREAAFLLKGLKIELVDEREHKIEIYEYPDGLESFVAYLNEEKDTLHPVVSFEGEQQGIEVDFAFQFNDGYSESMLSFVNHVRTKDGGTHESGARTGITRTFNDYARKSGVLKEKDKNLEGTDIREGFTAIVSVRIPEEKLQFEGQTKGKLGTSEARSVVDAVVSEKLSYFLEENPDNAGLLTRKAVKAKEAREAARKAREDARSGKKKRRKDTLLSGKLTPAQSKNPKKNELYLVEGDSAGGSAKQGRDRKFQAVLPLRGKVINTEKAKLEDVLKNEEISTIIHTIGAGVGGDFDIEDVQYNKIIIMTDADTDGAHIQVLLLTFFYRYMKSLIDAGKVYIALPPLYKVSKGKGKNEKIVYAWEDDELKSVLKQFKNGYTIQRYKGLGEMNADQLWETTMDPDTRTLIRVTLEDLARAERRVTTLMGDKVEPRRKWIEGHVKFGMNEDENILENDKIHT
- a CDS encoding CoA-binding protein; amino-acid sequence: MAIENPSNDEVKQVLQESKSIAVVGLSDNPARTSYQISKIMQDKGYKIIPVNPMVDEVLGEKSFPSLLDVDEPIDIINVFRRSEYLPAIAKEAAETTSNVFWAQLGVTNEEAYNYLKERDFTVIMDTCIKVSHAMLIN